The Ziziphus jujuba cultivar Dongzao chromosome 5, ASM3175591v1 genome segment AGCGAAACCCAGTATGCAATTGCAAAAGAAGAAATGTTGCCAATTGGAGTTGGAGTAGAAATGGACGGATCGAGTTCAAATAAGGTTGCAAAATGGAGTGACAAAAGAATGTGTTCGCCTTGGCGACTCAATTCGCTCGAAACCATCGTGCCGGAGAACCTTCCCAGGCCATCAGCTCACCGGAGATGGGAAGCCGTTGGATATTCAAAGAATGCTCCACCTCTAAAATTGGTCATTAGAACAACCTCCAACTGCTTTTCTATGTAATTAGTTTTCTTCTTCTGAGCTGCTTTGTATCATATTATCGAATTATTGATGTCTATAtcaatgaaaagaaaaacatggcTTTCTCATCCAGTTTTgtcatcttattattattattattattttgaccaaattgtTAAACTAATGTCCATATGGAGCTTGTTTTTCTTTAGGTTTCCCACTTTTTTGGAACATAACTTTTTGTGATTCAGTTTTCCTGTGGAGTCCAATGGGTGTAGTACAGTATTGGCTTTATCAAAAAAGTATTTGTAGTACATGTAGTACGTTCCGAGATAGTAGCTGCTAATACTCATTTTCTTGGGCTAAAGGTCGTAGTtagttcttttcttttgtctttttttttttttttttgaataataattgaGAATATTAACAAGAAAGACCAATATACATCAGGACAATCCGTCTATAGTGCGTACAGTCCTCATACGaatcacagtattggtgatgatttttcatagtattagtgacgattttctaagaaaccgtcgttaatactataaaaaactatCACTAATACTGTGATCCTCATACAGACTGTTCTCACCATATAATTTTCGTACATCAGGATCCAAATAAGGTTTCAACCAGAAAGGACCTCCTCTGACCAGGAAACAAAATCAAAGTAATCCATAACAATATAAGATCGCAGTTGGTCGAGTACCATTATATACCGATATGGAATCCGTAACTATACAAATTATTTGTACGGTATAATTtcgaaaaatagaaaagaaaatattggtATCTTTAAAAAGTACATGTATCTCATAAAAATAGGAAAGTATAATTTAATATGTTACTAAAGTATAATTTAATATGTTACTAtatgttcatatatatttttttctatatataattataaataaataaaatcatttgtATTAGTTACAATTTAATACTCTTTTTAACTTATGTAAGTTGCAATTTTatcttcaaaatataaaaaaaaaagagcttaaaTTTTGGCCTTTAggtattttagtttgaatttattaaataacaatGATTAATggttttatcatatttaatcaatatcaaaatataatttactgtaattaagatattttagttttaatttattgccATATAAGCCCTTTACGTTaacaaaattatcttttaatacCCTTAATTCATTTTCGGCTATTTgccaaaaattccatttagatcaaagtgaaataaaatgaaacataaaggtttaaattagaatgttttaaattttagagtGATAGTGTAATTTCTCAAACTATAATGTGCTAAACATGCAATTAATCCTAGCCGATTtcaacactctctctctcacaaATCACAGCGGGTcttacttttctttctcttcaccTTCTTTAGAACAAGTTACAAGAAACCCTCCATCGTTTCTTCttctggaaaaaataaaaataataataaatgaataaataaataagtcgACAACCAAATTTTCTTCAATCCTTCAATAATGGGAAAATGGAACTGCAAgtccaaatttgttttttaacgGCAAAATACTGGAAGAATAAGATAAACCATAAATCTCCAAACCGATAAATATTTGGTCTTGAACCTTGGTTTTACTGATCATGaaatttaaggttttattttttcctatatAATAATCAGACTCAATCACCATAGCAAAGACAGATCAACTCtcccaaaattttaattgatttcaaatttctaattgtttttttataatagaGAAAAAAATCACTTGCAGGTGAAAGATTTTTACGAAGTGGAAGAGAAAAATAATCAAAGCTTTGTCTGTGAGAAACAAGGAGaagaaaaggagagagaaagaggccTGGTTGGAGAATTAAACTTCGATGGTGAGGGAGAAGGTGAAGAGAGAAAGGGGAGAAAGgttattttagtaattttaaattaaatgcagTGTAGGTAGAATATGATGTGGTGTGAAACGAACGACCCTTAGCCCATTACtttggcatcaagattgtttGTTAGTTTTTTAAGTGCTTGTTTATGCTTAGTTTTTAATCACAACCATTTGCTTGAAATCTATGTAACCCAATAACCCAAATAGAGCGAATCATGTTAGCACATGAGAAACACATGTGCCATACACAAgaggtttgtttgtttgttcgtttttcattttattttttggttttcattttatttatttatttattttttggtgtcttgattggaagaagaagaaagcaacTTCTGCACAAAAATAGGGAGAAGGAAGAATTTAATTGCTTTAATTGCATTTTAcaataatttacttattttgataaaatttctgTGCAAGGGCACACTTTGGTGGGTTTGAGAAGCTTTGACTCCTAATTTCATCTCCTTCTCTCCATGGTGTTCGTTGGTGGCATCCTACCAAACCTGATGGAAATCATGATGTTCTTGAATCCCTTACCTAATgggaatttgataaaaatttgacTAGAGCTTaaataattgttcaattaaccaattctttttcttaatcAGTAACCCAATTGGAATCAACGGGTCATCTATCTCCCAAACAAGCTGTGGAAATAATGGCTGCTattataaatattgtaattGATCCTTTCAACATTGCCAAAGCAAAAGCAAAGGAGGTCAGCTTCATCAtgtcatgtttttattttattgatacatatatatatatatatatatacacatacctaTATTTGGATATTCCTTTCTCACATGGACCTAATTGCTTACAAGGGACTTCTTGCCGGTTGTCACACcttaaattttttgaacttGTGTCATGAATAAGCATgcaaacaaaaagcaaaacaaaaaaaaaaaaaaaataaaaaaaaattcataacagAATTCAAAAATTAACAGAGGGCAAAAAGATATATTCAAAACATAACAATAGCAAAATACCTTAACAATAGGTGAAAACGtattaatcaatatttaaaaataaattaataaaagacctactttaaaaatttaatccTAAACCATAAATAATACAGAGATATCCAGACAAAGTCCGAAGCTATGTCAAATCCTTATCAGCTTGCCACATAACTAATGGGTACTTGAAACTATAGCAAAACTAAGTGAGTGATAATTTAGTAAGCCACTAGGATTTGTTTTTAtaacataacaaataaaaaaaataatacttatacAAACCAAACATTTAAACACATTTTGAACATATATTAATACATATCCAATTAGTCCAATACACATGGCAAATAATTTTTGCACACAAAACAATTCATAGAtcaaatatttccaaaatagtcatgcatatttatttttcaaaagcttGAGATCTCATACtttcatatttatcttttatcaGATTCTTAGTAGGACTTCCCATACGAATAGTTACCCATTGGTGatccaaaacaaaatcaacgtATGTGAGACAAACATAAGTAGGGAAATCatagattttaaaatagatGAACACTCATGCCCAAAGGTAAGAGCTGAACCCTTAGTGTGATCATTAATAGGTCCTCTCACATGTAACAATATATCTACACCTGAAGGTGAAGAATCTGTAATTCACTTGGAAAGACCTTAATGTGACTCATTTCATCATATGGatatttatatgcttaaaaatatGAATTACTAGGGAAGACTCCAACACAATCCACCAATTTGTCTACTAAGCACCAAATAGAACAAACTATTAAAGCTATACAAAATTCATATCAAAAGTTTCAAAAATCCATAACATATAAAAGACTTAAAAACTCTTTCATAACAATAAAATCTAGTGAACTTACCTTGAACGCAATCCAAGAGCAAAACCGTAAATTCAATCAACTTCAATATAGATTCTCAACCTATAACACAAGTTAAAGAATATCATATAAGCATGATATATCCAACAAAACCTACAATAGTAAGGCTACCCAAATAACCCTTTAACTCTGTTTTCCAAGCTAAGACAAAactataaataatcaaaacataaattcactagtcaaaataattagaaaccttTCGAACTCCTTTTAAGATCtatataaaaattctaaatcactaaatataaaatcataaatctATAACATATTATCATATCCTAAAAACTCAATTATAACTAGGAATATTACGTCTGAACTCTTTGAAATTTgcattaattacaatttaattatttaagttatGAAAATTACAACTGGTACTTCTAAAGGGATgtagataataatattttaagtggtgTAATACTATTGAGGaaaagatgataattttttgGAACCTAagggaaggttgatattttttaaagtagGACTAATGTGTATTTAAATCAAACCTTAAGAAAGGTGCATGAAATTAACCCTTATAAAACTAATTATTGTAAACCAGCCCCTAAACaagaattaatttcttaatcaaACGACACCATCtaaatctgaaaatttatagagTTATTGTACATATAAATaagtgaaaaattaataatgaaaactGCTTCAAAACTCATTGCAAAGTTGAcacaaaaatactaaaaatattagtttttatatatatatatatatatatttataaacatatatttaatatccaATCTGTAACTCAttcataaaatttctttttcttttgaaattttacagaatAATATTAGACATACATATGTAACCATGTAAATGTTTATAGCTCAAAGAAATGCCAAAACATGGTCaaaatgaatttaataatttattggaTAAGTTGAAAAACGGTGTTTTACAGGGAGCTTAGTCTAAAAAAAAGTTCACTATGATTAAACACAAGaccaaaaaagtcaaatttaccGAGCTGCACTAAATATAGAAGAAATACTATAATCCACCGTAAGCTAAACTTCAATTTAACCCTAGAAAGTTATCTAATAATCcaaataaatctttaaaaaacATACAATAAGCacataaacattaaaaatactAATTTGGAAAACCTGCAAAACTTCTGAATCATCTTCTCTATGCTCTAAGACACTGAAAAAATGAATGATAACATCCAATACCAAAGGAAAAACTTAATTAGtttaaacattaatgagaaaAGTTATTGGTCCATGTTTTCATGGCATAGAGCATGTCGACACTACTTTTTAAATTGGTGACATGCAAAATTTTGAGTTATAGTTGAAAAGTTATTGTTCTAGAAAA includes the following:
- the LOC107421258 gene encoding protein CHLOROPLAST VESICULATION — encoded protein: MAIRTSCCFNLAPPTPTRPPFPPRTSQIPRNKQEEIPNGSRSRISACAIGLSCIIIGLETGSLASSETQYAIAKEEMLPIGVGVEMDGSSSNKVAKWSDKRMCSPWRLNSLETIVPENLPRPSAHRRWEAVGYSKNAPPLKLVIRTTSNCFSM